In Ectothiorhodosinus mongolicus, one DNA window encodes the following:
- the truB gene encoding tRNA pseudouridine(55) synthase TruB, whose amino-acid sequence MSKPKIQRRDVHGLILLDKPRGLSSNQALQRVKYLLRARKAGHTGSLDPLATGLLPLCFGEATKVSGLLLEANKHYQTTCRLGEITRTADAEGEVIERHPIPTLDEALIERVLAQFRGPIDQVPPMYSALKHEGQRLYRLARQGTEVERQPRQVTIHELTLTGFDDQSLSLEVRCSKGTYIRTLVEDIGKALGCGAHVSALRRLGLGPFEQPLMCTMTELERCAEAGEAALDVYLQPMDLALQDLPEVHLDADSTHYLTQGQAVFVPGLLQSGLIRLYGPKEEFLGVGHQLDDGRLAPKRLMRVMH is encoded by the coding sequence ATGAGTAAACCCAAAATTCAGCGTCGTGATGTGCACGGCCTGATTCTGCTCGATAAGCCGCGGGGCCTCAGTTCCAACCAAGCTCTGCAACGGGTGAAATATTTGTTGCGCGCCCGCAAAGCCGGCCACACCGGCAGTTTGGATCCCTTGGCCACCGGACTGTTACCGCTGTGTTTTGGCGAGGCCACCAAGGTCAGCGGTCTGCTGCTGGAGGCGAACAAACATTACCAAACCACCTGTCGCTTGGGCGAGATCACGCGCACCGCAGATGCCGAGGGTGAAGTGATTGAGCGTCATCCCATTCCGACTTTAGATGAGGCGTTGATTGAGCGCGTATTGGCGCAGTTTCGGGGACCGATTGATCAGGTGCCACCCATGTACTCAGCGCTCAAACATGAGGGGCAGAGACTGTATCGGCTGGCGCGTCAGGGGACGGAGGTGGAACGTCAGCCGCGTCAGGTCACTATTCACGAACTCACACTAACGGGCTTTGATGATCAAAGCCTGAGTCTGGAAGTGCGCTGCAGTAAGGGCACCTATATTCGCACTTTGGTGGAAGATATTGGCAAGGCTTTGGGCTGCGGTGCTCATGTGAGCGCCCTGCGGCGGCTCGGGCTGGGGCCTTTTGAGCAGCCATTGATGTGCACCATGACCGAGTTGGAACGGTGTGCGGAAGCGGGTGAGGCAGCCCTCGATGTGTATTTACAACCCATGGATTTAGCCTTGCAGGACTTGCCAGAAGTGCACCTGGATGCGGACAGTACACATTACCTTACCCAGGGGCAGGCGGTTTTTGTGCCAGGCCTGTTACAAAGCGGTCTCATCCGCCTCTATGGACCTAAAGAGGAGTTCCTTGGTGTGGGCCATCAGTTAGATGATGGTCGGCTGGCTCCTAAACGGCTGATGCGGGTGATGCATTAG